The following are from one region of the Candidatus Omnitrophota bacterium genome:
- the rph gene encoding ribonuclease PH, producing MSARPDGRTAQQLRRVALTTGTMKFADASCLVEWGDTKVICTATIDEKVPPFLRNSGTGWVTGEYGMLPRSSQQRIERESIRGRVGGRTHEIQRLIGRSLRSVTDLAALGERSIVIDCDVIQADGGTRCASITGSFVALVEALRLLRKRGLITALPIKDFVAATSVGMVKGSPMLDLNYAEDSLADVDMNVVMTGRGQFVEVQGTAEHSPFTSADLATLLRFAKAGIKDLLLLQRRALGVSSLRELHA from the coding sequence ATGAGCGCACGACCAGACGGACGGACCGCACAGCAATTGCGCCGCGTCGCATTGACCACCGGCACGATGAAATTCGCCGACGCCTCCTGTCTGGTGGAATGGGGCGACACGAAAGTGATTTGCACAGCGACGATCGATGAGAAAGTGCCTCCCTTTTTGCGCAACAGCGGCACGGGCTGGGTGACCGGGGAGTACGGCATGCTGCCGAGATCCAGCCAGCAGCGCATCGAGCGCGAGTCGATCCGCGGGCGCGTGGGCGGACGCACCCACGAAATCCAGCGGCTGATCGGCAGGAGTTTGCGCTCGGTGACGGATTTGGCCGCGCTCGGTGAGCGCAGCATCGTGATCGACTGCGATGTGATTCAAGCCGACGGCGGCACGCGCTGTGCGAGCATTACCGGCAGCTTCGTGGCCCTGGTGGAAGCGTTGCGCCTATTACGCAAGCGCGGATTGATCACAGCACTCCCGATCAAAGATTTTGTCGCCGCCACCAGCGTGGGGATGGTGAAGGGAAGCCCGATGCTCGATTTGAACTATGCGGAAGATTCGCTCGCGGACGTGGATATGAATGTGGTGATGACCGGCCGGGGACAGTTCGTGGAGGTGCAGGGCACCGCCGAGCATTCGCCATTTACCTCAGCCGACCTCGCCACGCTCCTGCGTTTCGCCAAGGCGGGAATCAAGGATCTGCTCCTCCTGCAGCGCCGAGCCCTCGGCGTGTCGTCGCTGCGCGAGCTTCATGCTTGA
- a CDS encoding D-alanine--D-alanine ligase, which yields MRIGLTFDLQTDPGDPQQAEFDPPATIDALEHALASLGHEAVRLGNASELLAAPERLRDVELVFNIAEGNGSRCREAWVPNLLELHGIPYVGSDALALMIGLDKVLCKRVAITSGIATPTWLKIDHPQELPAAMGLRFPLIVKPRYEGSGRGIDAGAVVHDQAALRRRVAWLWQQCRQPMLIEEYISGGEVTVLVIGNDPPQAYPAIQRPIDPVSGLSCHVAGSAGPVEHPLTLDLALDHHAQAAAVAMYEAVSCRDMARVDFRVDAAGQLFFLEINPLPSFDPAGTIGLLAEYLGITYPEIIGRILDAAWCRVQGVRRYQISNSRSDIDRLGDE from the coding sequence ATGAGAATAGGACTGACATTTGATCTGCAAACCGATCCAGGCGATCCTCAGCAGGCGGAGTTTGATCCGCCGGCGACGATTGATGCCTTAGAGCACGCGCTGGCGAGCCTGGGCCACGAGGCCGTGCGCCTAGGAAATGCGTCCGAGCTGTTGGCCGCGCCGGAGCGCTTGCGCGATGTTGAACTGGTCTTCAACATCGCGGAGGGGAATGGCAGCCGATGCCGCGAAGCCTGGGTGCCGAATCTTCTTGAGCTGCACGGTATTCCTTATGTCGGATCGGATGCCTTGGCCTTGATGATCGGGTTGGATAAAGTCTTGTGCAAGCGGGTGGCCATCACGTCAGGAATTGCGACGCCGACGTGGTTGAAGATTGACCATCCTCAGGAATTGCCCGCAGCCATGGGCCTGCGGTTTCCCCTCATCGTGAAGCCTCGCTACGAAGGGTCCGGGCGGGGCATCGACGCCGGAGCCGTTGTCCATGATCAGGCTGCGCTGCGCCGGCGAGTGGCGTGGCTCTGGCAACAGTGCAGGCAGCCGATGCTCATTGAGGAATATATTTCCGGCGGAGAAGTCACGGTACTCGTCATCGGCAATGATCCGCCGCAAGCCTATCCGGCGATTCAGCGGCCGATTGATCCGGTCAGCGGCCTGTCCTGCCATGTGGCGGGGTCAGCCGGCCCTGTCGAGCATCCGTTGACGTTGGATCTGGCACTCGATCATCACGCGCAGGCGGCCGCCGTGGCGATGTATGAGGCGGTGTCCTGCCGCGACATGGCGCGCGTGGATTTCCGCGTCGATGCCGCCGGGCAGCTCTTTTTTTTAGAGATCAATCCGCTGCCGTCGTTTGATCCTGCCGGCACGATCGGCCTGCTCGCTGAGTATCTTGGCATCACGTATCCAGAGATCATCGGCCGCATCCTCGACGCGGCCTGGTGCCGTGTTCAAGGCGTAAGGCGATATCAGATATCGAATTCGAGATCTGATATCGATCGGCTAGGCGATGAGTAA
- a CDS encoding YjbQ family protein: MITTQSESLRTQGRDDCIDITDRVQEAVTTAKLRQGIATVFVTGSTAGVTTIEYEPGLVKDLKEAVRRLFPENLRYAHHESGGDDNGFSHLRASFIGPSLTVPIVDGKLALGTWQQIVLIDFDVRPRSRSFVIQLLGE; encoded by the coding sequence ATGATCACTACCCAGAGCGAATCTCTCCGCACGCAAGGCCGGGATGACTGCATTGACATCACGGATCGGGTGCAGGAAGCGGTCACCACAGCGAAGCTGCGTCAGGGCATTGCCACGGTCTTTGTCACCGGCTCAACGGCCGGGGTCACGACGATTGAATATGAGCCTGGGCTGGTCAAAGACTTGAAAGAGGCGGTGCGGAGATTGTTTCCTGAAAATTTACGGTATGCTCACCATGAAAGCGGAGGGGATGACAATGGCTTTTCCCACCTTCGCGCCTCGTTCATCGGCCCGTCGCTGACGGTGCCCATCGTTGACGGCAAGCTGGCCCTGGGCACCTGGCAGCAGATCGTCCTCATCGACTTCGACGTCCGTCCCCGTTCCCGATCCTTCGTCATTCAACTGCTCGGCGAATAA
- a CDS encoding GIY-YIG nuclease family protein, with translation MHYVYILRSINHPKRLYIGCTRDIEKRLVEHSRGDGTYSKTYASWELEAYTAFQDQQVAERFERYLKSGSGHAFLKKRLLPKLPSILHPAQPEQHTVPLRHGALVF, from the coding sequence ATGCATTACGTCTATATCCTCCGCAGTATCAATCACCCGAAGCGCCTCTACATCGGATGTACGCGAGATATCGAGAAGAGGCTCGTTGAGCACAGTCGGGGTGATGGTACTTACAGCAAGACCTATGCTTCGTGGGAGCTTGAAGCGTATACGGCTTTTCAGGATCAGCAAGTAGCTGAGAGATTCGAGCGCTACCTCAAATCCGGCTCCGGCCATGCGTTCCTCAAGAAGCGATTACTTCCGAAGCTTCCATCAATTCTGCACCCAGCGCAACCGGAGCAACACACCGTGCCACTCCGGCACGGCGCGTTGGTGTTCTGA
- the smpB gene encoding SsrA-binding protein SmpB — translation MTSAKETPEVFATNHKARRDYDIVETFEAGIALRGTEIKSIRQHRVSIDDSFARVDGGELFLYNMHVSPYAQGNRFNVEPVRLRKLLMHRKEIDRLEGLLTQKRLTLVPLRLYQQHGLVKVELAVGKGKRVFEKRDRIREREAAREIQRLVRHRQKHGGD, via the coding sequence ATGACATCTGCGAAGGAGACGCCAGAGGTCTTCGCCACGAACCATAAGGCGCGGCGCGACTACGACATCGTGGAAACGTTCGAAGCCGGTATTGCGCTGCGGGGCACGGAGATCAAATCCATCCGCCAGCATCGGGTCAGCATCGACGACAGCTTCGCCCGCGTTGATGGGGGCGAGCTGTTCCTGTATAATATGCATGTCAGTCCGTACGCCCAGGGGAATCGCTTTAACGTTGAGCCGGTGCGGCTGCGCAAGCTGCTGATGCACCGCAAAGAGATTGACCGCCTCGAAGGGCTCCTGACGCAAAAGCGGCTGACGCTCGTGCCGTTACGGTTGTATCAACAGCACGGGTTGGTCAAGGTTGAGCTGGCCGTGGGCAAGGGAAAACGGGTCTTTGAAAAGCGGGACCGAATCCGCGAACGTGAAGCTGCTCGAGAAATCCAGCGGCTCGTGCGCCATCGCCAAAAACATGGGGGCGATTAG
- a CDS encoding DUF748 domain-containing protein — protein sequence MKRPRVWIRALVLGCGALLLGEYIALTVLAPRYVLRAIRQLAGGAVSVGRVRLSLPFTSTLSHLRLRTNTEERAFAIQRATVVPRRFSIPTKTLWIDAVTIDQPVIRATRTREGAWRWPSVSPPGGALPAPAGWQLSIDSLHIVDGSLIFVDEQPAKPFHGMIDHLSLSAGPITAPLRDLPISFAVRGELAGDAGHAAPFYCSGWIAPVAGDLQGSCQLEPLPMAALESYLRGPRRIRVYGTTLQITSQWSAAGNVLQAKVQLELGHLTGEDFSVSGRTIFDVKQFGRNREFSLRGEINLIGPMEQPQAWHAEFVAGDDQVQSMTNRLLDRGVEIVQLPLWGHRLNLSLVPATEATMTEIEATSKQIKEALEVLAMPAEEPSQAPVELPSVPAIDDAVLVPPPSAPSPPTAPSSPAPSPDTSAGQLPDGA from the coding sequence ATGAAACGTCCGCGCGTGTGGATTCGCGCGCTGGTGCTTGGCTGCGGCGCACTGCTGCTCGGCGAATACATTGCGCTGACGGTGCTGGCACCAAGGTATGTGCTGCGCGCCATCCGGCAGCTTGCAGGCGGCGCTGTCTCCGTGGGCCGCGTGCGCTTGTCCCTGCCATTTACCTCGACGCTCAGCCACCTTCGGCTGCGGACCAACACGGAGGAGCGCGCCTTCGCGATCCAGCGGGCGACCGTGGTCCCGCGGCGATTCTCCATTCCGACCAAGACCTTGTGGATTGACGCCGTGACGATTGACCAGCCCGTCATCCGCGCCACGCGGACCCGCGAGGGCGCTTGGCGCTGGCCCAGCGTGTCGCCGCCAGGGGGTGCCTTGCCAGCGCCCGCCGGCTGGCAGCTCTCCATCGATTCGCTCCACATCGTTGACGGCTCGCTCATTTTTGTGGATGAGCAGCCGGCCAAGCCGTTTCACGGCATGATTGACCACCTCTCGCTGTCGGCGGGACCCATCACGGCGCCGCTGCGCGATCTGCCGATTAGCTTTGCCGTTCGCGGGGAGCTGGCGGGAGATGCCGGGCACGCCGCGCCCTTCTACTGTTCGGGCTGGATCGCGCCGGTCGCGGGGGATCTGCAGGGGTCGTGCCAGCTGGAGCCGCTGCCGATGGCCGCGCTCGAGTCATACTTGCGCGGGCCGCGCCGGATTCGCGTCTACGGGACGACGCTGCAAATCACCAGCCAGTGGTCGGCCGCAGGGAATGTCTTGCAGGCGAAAGTGCAGCTCGAGTTGGGGCATTTAACCGGCGAAGATTTCTCCGTGAGCGGTCGGACGATCTTTGACGTGAAGCAATTCGGCAGGAACCGGGAATTCTCGCTGCGAGGCGAAATCAATCTCATCGGGCCGATGGAGCAGCCGCAGGCCTGGCACGCGGAATTCGTGGCGGGGGATGACCAGGTGCAGAGCATGACGAACCGATTGCTCGATCGGGGGGTGGAAATAGTGCAGCTGCCGCTGTGGGGTCATCGGCTGAATCTCAGCTTAGTGCCGGCCACCGAGGCGACGATGACGGAGATCGAGGCGACCAGCAAGCAGATTAAGGAAGCGTTGGAGGTGCTGGCGATGCCGGCCGAGGAGCCATCGCAAGCACCGGTGGAGCTGCCGAGCGTGCCAGCGATCGATGACGCGGTCCTTGTTCCGCCTCCTTCCGCCCCATCGCCGCCGACGGCGCCGTCATCGCCCGCGCCTTCACCGGACACGTCCGCTGGGCAGTTGCCGGACGGCGCCTGA
- a CDS encoding N-acetylmuramoyl-L-alanine amidase encodes MPHPTIAVPLRSPVTHRQAPLPGPIQRIVVDAGHGGHDPGTSHHGLQEKHLVLDMSRRLRDQLRDAGLDVTMTRESDQFIALEKRPAVANRLGADLFVSVHVNASPNSRKISGVEVYYPRVSVVSSSNWPAFLSPNEIGTASPDVRQVVWDLVLSKTRSQSRRLATAICRSMRTQLRIPCLGVKAARFVVLREAWMPSVLVEVGYVTNREEAGRLGTAEYRQAAAEAMAEGIVSYVRELGVQHI; translated from the coding sequence GTGCCTCATCCGACGATCGCTGTTCCCCTGCGCAGCCCGGTGACGCACCGCCAAGCCCCGTTACCAGGCCCGATCCAGCGCATCGTGGTGGATGCCGGCCATGGCGGCCACGATCCCGGGACCTCCCACCATGGCTTGCAGGAGAAGCATCTTGTCCTCGACATGTCCCGCCGTTTGCGAGATCAACTGCGCGATGCCGGGCTTGACGTGACGATGACGCGGGAGTCGGATCAGTTCATCGCCTTGGAGAAACGACCGGCGGTGGCCAATCGCCTGGGCGCAGATCTCTTTGTCAGCGTCCATGTCAATGCGAGTCCCAATAGTCGAAAGATTTCCGGCGTCGAGGTGTATTATCCCCGCGTGTCGGTGGTCTCCTCATCCAACTGGCCCGCCTTTCTCTCCCCGAATGAGATTGGCACCGCCTCGCCCGACGTGCGCCAGGTGGTGTGGGATCTCGTGCTGTCAAAAACCCGTTCGCAATCACGGCGGCTCGCCACCGCCATCTGCCGCAGCATGCGAACCCAATTGCGCATTCCGTGCCTGGGGGTCAAGGCCGCGCGGTTCGTGGTGTTGCGGGAAGCCTGGATGCCCTCGGTGCTCGTGGAGGTCGGTTATGTGACCAACCGCGAGGAGGCCGGGCGCCTCGGCACCGCCGAGTACCGCCAGGCGGCGGCGGAAGCGATGGCGGAGGGGATCGTCTCGTACGTTCGGGAATTGGGAGTGCAACATATCTGA
- a CDS encoding DUF748 domain-containing protein — MKRILITVVAIVISVVLLGTLILWYVLASWLPTGGKALLMRELERSAPIEVTIAALRYHPLHGMLLERVVVNERATHERWAAIPRMQVHVNWPLLVFRRQARFSGTIVLEHPCATTLSVSGRVAVKPRTAALDLRTDEIDLASLKAPLNQYVPSSLQAGRFRADLHLRQPTPASTIISGRLEGAAVQWVTPTGTLRGRITAEGALTSPSIDRGAWNIEAVVALQEAEVTRVPTIGAISRLHGAVRVTNALIAWEQLTGTALGAPWNSSGTITTQPPMRMETLLTSTVKIEEAAAALPQIFAPWTPTGLADVRLVCRAVFEPSAPVDCLARAALHQITVNGPKLPEPLTNVTGTLHLDALGRHLSIEELKGQLHHQPLAVSGDVELTTPTRLNLHVEGTLPLDAVRPWLPSSISLEQLRGLAELDVQLIGPVTRLQPSGRIGFQDATLITPSVSLEHAHGAALIAPHRVDLSNVSVRLHGEPVTINAVVSPLEPLTVAGTIAFSHGQLVLNGRMTPRTFAIDDSRLSLIATQIRVTGTIGRTAAAPSALDAIGTVELSELAEVPYAKLSALAAWQPRGLVNVEAQFRGQLSAWEAADLHTRLRAHTVSIRGIPLDEITVAVEQSGGLLRARIPSAYVAGGKYWGELTVAQRPTEHRYAVESDLVGLQLDRLAKAVPALQSRTIAGTASSHLLVTGTWEQRESWRGEGWLNATGDRLGDMPLLDALFRGLFGVLGERLGLDSLRRAEIKQAALHWRLADQRFRTEDLRLTGLAGAEPVAIYAAGSAGLDRTLDFVIEPEFSEQVILQAPTTGSLASTVLKAAGQLDRFRRLIGRHRLTGTLEDPKYRFEFSTQEIFKQLSPSGGALLEGLLGAFLNPSTQ; from the coding sequence ATGAAGCGCATCCTCATAACGGTTGTGGCCATCGTCATCAGTGTCGTGCTCCTTGGCACCCTCATCTTGTGGTATGTCCTCGCGTCGTGGCTGCCCACCGGGGGCAAGGCGCTGCTCATGAGAGAACTAGAGCGCAGCGCGCCGATTGAGGTGACCATCGCCGCCCTGCGCTACCATCCGCTGCACGGGATGCTGCTGGAGCGCGTCGTGGTCAATGAGCGCGCCACGCATGAGCGATGGGCCGCCATCCCCCGCATGCAGGTGCACGTGAACTGGCCGCTGCTCGTCTTCCGGCGCCAAGCGCGCTTCAGCGGAACGATCGTGCTGGAGCATCCCTGTGCGACGACGTTGTCCGTCTCAGGACGCGTCGCCGTCAAGCCACGAACGGCCGCGCTTGATCTGCGCACCGATGAGATCGACCTCGCCTCCCTGAAGGCTCCGCTGAACCAGTACGTCCCGTCCTCATTACAGGCTGGCCGATTTCGAGCGGATCTGCATCTGCGACAACCGACGCCGGCTTCAACCATCATCTCGGGACGCCTTGAGGGCGCGGCCGTCCAATGGGTCACGCCAACAGGGACGCTGCGCGGTCGGATCACCGCGGAGGGCGCGCTCACCTCGCCGTCAATCGATCGCGGGGCCTGGAACATCGAGGCTGTGGTGGCGCTCCAAGAGGCCGAGGTCACCCGCGTGCCGACCATCGGCGCGATCAGCCGCCTGCACGGAGCCGTGCGCGTCACGAATGCGCTCATCGCCTGGGAACAATTGACCGGGACGGCCCTGGGGGCTCCGTGGAACTCCAGCGGAACGATCACCACACAGCCGCCCATGCGCATGGAGACGCTGCTCACCTCAACGGTGAAGATCGAAGAGGCCGCCGCGGCCCTGCCCCAGATCTTTGCGCCGTGGACACCAACGGGATTGGCGGATGTTCGCCTTGTGTGCCGCGCCGTTTTCGAACCCTCAGCGCCTGTGGATTGTCTCGCGCGCGCAGCGCTGCATCAGATCACGGTGAACGGTCCGAAACTCCCGGAGCCGCTCACGAACGTGACCGGAACGCTACACCTCGATGCGCTCGGACGGCATCTGTCCATCGAAGAGCTGAAGGGTCAGCTGCACCATCAGCCCCTGGCCGTTTCCGGCGACGTGGAGCTGACCACCCCGACCCGGCTGAACCTGCATGTCGAGGGCACGCTGCCCTTGGACGCCGTGCGGCCATGGCTGCCATCCTCGATCTCCCTTGAGCAACTGCGCGGGCTGGCAGAGCTTGATGTGCAGCTCATCGGCCCGGTCACACGCCTTCAGCCGTCCGGTCGGATCGGATTTCAGGATGCCACGCTGATCACGCCCTCCGTGAGCCTGGAGCATGCGCATGGCGCTGCCCTCATCGCCCCCCATCGCGTCGATCTCTCGAATGTTTCGGTCCGCCTTCATGGCGAGCCGGTCACGATCAACGCGGTCGTCAGCCCGCTTGAGCCGTTGACCGTCGCCGGAACCATCGCGTTTTCACATGGGCAACTCGTCCTCAACGGCCGCATGACGCCGCGAACGTTTGCCATCGACGACAGCCGCCTGAGCCTTATCGCGACGCAGATCAGAGTCACCGGAACCATCGGCCGAACCGCCGCCGCGCCGAGCGCATTGGACGCCATCGGCACAGTCGAGCTCTCAGAGCTGGCGGAGGTGCCGTACGCGAAGCTCTCAGCGCTCGCCGCGTGGCAGCCGCGCGGGCTCGTCAATGTGGAAGCGCAGTTCCGCGGGCAGCTCTCAGCCTGGGAAGCCGCTGACCTGCACACGCGCCTGCGCGCGCACACCGTCAGCATCCGAGGCATTCCTCTGGATGAGATCACGGTCGCGGTTGAGCAGAGCGGCGGGCTGCTGCGCGCGCGCATCCCCTCGGCGTATGTGGCCGGCGGCAAGTACTGGGGGGAATTGACCGTGGCGCAGCGCCCCACGGAGCATCGCTACGCCGTGGAGAGCGATCTCGTCGGTCTTCAGCTCGATCGCCTGGCCAAAGCGGTCCCGGCCCTGCAATCGCGGACGATCGCCGGCACCGCCTCATCCCATCTGCTGGTCACGGGCACCTGGGAGCAGCGCGAGAGCTGGCGCGGCGAAGGATGGCTCAATGCCACGGGAGATCGCCTCGGCGACATGCCGCTGCTGGATGCGCTGTTTCGAGGACTCTTCGGCGTGCTCGGCGAGCGCTTGGGATTAGACAGTCTGCGGCGCGCCGAAATCAAACAGGCCGCGCTGCATTGGCGGCTTGCGGATCAGCGATTCCGGACGGAGGATCTTCGCCTGACCGGCCTTGCGGGCGCGGAGCCCGTGGCGATCTACGCCGCCGGCAGCGCGGGCCTTGACCGCACGCTGGATTTCGTGATCGAGCCGGAGTTCTCGGAGCAAGTGATTCTGCAAGCGCCAACCACCGGATCGCTGGCGAGCACCGTGCTCAAGGCGGCAGGACAGTTGGATCGGTTTCGGCGGCTCATCGGCCGGCACCGGCTGACCGGAACGCTCGAGGATCCGAAGTACCGGTTTGAATTCTCCACCCAAGAGATTTTCAAGCAGCTCTCGCCCTCCGGCGGCGCGCTGCTCGAAGGGCTGCTCGGCGCGTTTCTGAACCCGTCGACCCAATAA
- a CDS encoding gamma carbonic anhydrase family protein: protein MMWPYQGQSPIVHPTAFIAPSADVIGRVRVGKHASVWFNCVLRGDVNRIEIGEATNIQDGSILHVDSHAPCLIAHHVHVGHHANLHGCVVETGALIGIGSIVLSGARIGAGAMVGAGSVVLEGTKIPPRMLAVGVPAKVVRPVTARDLKYITGWVAKYVRLADAYKKGSDPFYSPSS, encoded by the coding sequence ATGATGTGGCCCTATCAGGGACAGTCCCCAATCGTGCATCCGACGGCGTTTATTGCCCCCAGCGCTGACGTGATCGGCCGCGTGCGCGTCGGCAAACACGCCAGCGTGTGGTTCAATTGCGTCCTGCGCGGGGATGTGAACCGCATCGAGATCGGGGAGGCGACCAACATTCAAGATGGATCCATCCTCCACGTCGACAGCCACGCCCCCTGCCTAATCGCCCACCATGTGCATGTGGGGCATCATGCGAATCTGCATGGGTGCGTCGTGGAGACCGGGGCCTTGATCGGCATTGGATCGATCGTGCTCAGCGGAGCGCGGATCGGAGCCGGGGCGATGGTGGGGGCGGGGAGTGTGGTGCTTGAGGGCACGAAGATCCCGCCGCGGATGCTGGCCGTCGGGGTACCGGCGAAGGTGGTGCGTCCTGTCACGGCCCGCGATCTGAAATATATTACGGGTTGGGTCGCCAAGTACGTCCGCCTGGCGGACGCCTATAAAAAGGGGTCTGACCCCTTTTATTCGCCGAGCAGTTGA
- a CDS encoding glutamate racemase produces MKGSRQPIGVFDSGIGGLTVVKALMEELPSESIVYFGDTARVPYGTKSKTTIVKFSLENVEFLLRFGVKCIVIACNTSSSWALPTLRKYFKVPIIGVIRPGALAAVRASRTKRIGVIGTNATVHSGAYETAIHRLDPAVKVFSQSCPLFVPLVEEGWLNGLISRHIAEEYLAPLKRRRIDTLILGCTHYPLLASTIQQALGSQVTLVDSARQTAAEVRGVLSGAETLRDQQGAARYRFFVTDEPAHFSRIGHRFLGHVIETVERANGHP; encoded by the coding sequence ATGAAAGGCTCGCGGCAGCCCATCGGTGTTTTCGATTCCGGCATCGGGGGGCTGACGGTCGTGAAGGCGCTCATGGAGGAGCTGCCGTCGGAATCGATCGTGTATTTCGGCGACACCGCCCGCGTGCCGTATGGCACGAAGTCCAAGACGACCATCGTGAAATTCTCCCTGGAAAACGTGGAGTTCCTGCTGCGCTTCGGGGTCAAGTGCATCGTGATTGCCTGCAACACCTCCTCTTCCTGGGCGCTCCCCACCCTGCGGAAATATTTCAAAGTGCCGATCATCGGCGTCATCCGGCCCGGAGCCTTGGCGGCGGTGCGGGCCAGCCGCACGAAGCGCATCGGCGTCATCGGGACGAACGCCACCGTCCATAGCGGCGCCTATGAAACGGCGATCCATCGCCTGGATCCGGCGGTGAAAGTGTTTTCTCAAAGCTGTCCGCTGTTTGTGCCGCTGGTCGAGGAAGGCTGGCTCAATGGCCTGATCTCGCGGCACATCGCCGAAGAGTACCTCGCGCCGCTGAAACGCCGCCGCATCGACACGCTCATTCTCGGCTGCACGCACTATCCGCTGCTCGCCTCGACGATCCAGCAGGCCCTTGGGTCCCAGGTCACGTTGGTCGATTCCGCGCGGCAGACCGCGGCGGAGGTCCGCGGCGTGCTCTCGGGCGCGGAGACCCTGCGGGACCAGCAGGGCGCTGCGCGTTACCGGTTTTTCGTGACGGATGAGCCGGCGCACTTCAGCCGCATCGGACATCGATTCCTGGGGCACGTCATTGAAACCGTCGAGCGAGCCAACGGACATCCATGA
- the rdgB gene encoding RdgB/HAM1 family non-canonical purine NTP pyrophosphatase: MLEIVIASRNRHKVHELKRLLAVRHARWCCLSDVGPVPAIRETGATFEANAIKKARAAAKATGRLALADDSGIEVDALKGAPGVRSARWTGSHGNDAANNAKLLRLLRGVKRPRRGAQYRCVLALASPVRVLAVAQGRWRGRIAAAPRGHRGFGYDPVFFLPRLSRTVGQLPAAVKQRISHRAIAARRMRRALTRLIGSTGSETRRAALRAARRRRARAA; encoded by the coding sequence ATGCTTGAGATCGTGATTGCCAGCCGCAATCGCCACAAAGTCCACGAATTGAAGCGGCTGCTCGCCGTGCGCCATGCGCGATGGTGCTGCCTCAGCGATGTGGGTCCTGTGCCCGCCATTCGCGAAACCGGCGCCACGTTCGAGGCGAATGCGATCAAAAAGGCGCGCGCCGCCGCCAAGGCCACAGGGCGTTTGGCGCTGGCGGATGATTCGGGGATTGAAGTGGACGCGCTCAAGGGCGCTCCAGGGGTCCGATCCGCTCGATGGACCGGCTCCCACGGGAATGATGCGGCGAACAATGCCAAACTGCTGCGGCTGCTGCGCGGGGTGAAGCGCCCTCGTCGTGGGGCGCAGTATCGGTGTGTCTTAGCGCTGGCCTCACCGGTGAGAGTGCTCGCTGTTGCGCAGGGGCGTTGGCGAGGGCGGATTGCGGCAGCACCGCGCGGGCATCGGGGGTTCGGCTATGATCCGGTGTTTTTCCTGCCGCGGCTCAGCCGAACCGTTGGCCAGCTGCCGGCGGCCGTGAAACAGCGGATCAGCCATCGAGCGATCGCGGCCCGCCGGATGCGCCGCGCGCTGACGCGCCTTATTGGGTCGACGGGTTCAGAAACGCGCCGAGCAGCCCTTCGAGCAGCGCGCCGCCGGAGGGCGAGAGCTGCTTGA
- a CDS encoding methyltransferase domain-containing protein, giving the protein MSNSEVYNYPAYYALGYRWNTEAECDFIEACVKAHGPEDATRPLDSISVARGRPERATRVEGRLLDIGCGAGRHLIELAKRGFSMTGVDLNPEMIAYVQQQAQAEDLTIAASVDDLRHLSIRGTFDAAYCVMDTFRFLLTSEEIVAHLQTVARLLAPGGLYLLDFWVPRQWDQIGNEVYQWEQTEGETTVRVFYLQHPETADPIAQTFEDELVFEVEEGGETKTIRGGPTRTRLILPQEFRVLVEHSGAFALLSIYGDFHLTQPLTAEALSWRMISVLKKR; this is encoded by the coding sequence ATGAGTAATTCTGAAGTCTACAACTATCCCGCCTATTACGCCCTGGGCTACCGCTGGAACACCGAGGCGGAGTGCGATTTTATCGAGGCGTGCGTGAAGGCGCACGGGCCGGAAGATGCGACACGGCCCCTCGACTCCATTTCTGTCGCTCGGGGCCGTCCCGAGCGAGCAACGCGAGTCGAGGGACGGCTCCTCGATATCGGCTGCGGGGCCGGGCGGCATCTCATCGAGCTGGCGAAGCGCGGGTTTTCGATGACCGGGGTGGATCTCAATCCTGAGATGATCGCGTATGTCCAGCAGCAGGCGCAGGCGGAGGACCTGACCATCGCCGCGTCAGTTGATGATTTGCGGCATCTTTCGATTCGCGGCACCTTCGATGCGGCCTACTGCGTGATGGATACCTTTCGGTTTTTGCTGACGTCCGAGGAGATCGTGGCGCATCTGCAGACGGTGGCGCGGTTGCTGGCTCCCGGCGGCTTGTATCTGCTCGACTTCTGGGTGCCGCGCCAATGGGATCAAATCGGCAACGAGGTCTACCAGTGGGAGCAAACCGAGGGCGAGACCACCGTCCGCGTTTTTTACCTGCAGCATCCGGAGACGGCGGATCCCATCGCCCAGACGTTTGAGGACGAGCTGGTCTTTGAAGTGGAAGAAGGCGGGGAAACGAAGACGATCCGCGGCGGCCCCACCCGCACGCGCTTGATTCTGCCCCAGGAGTTCCGCGTCCTCGTGGAGCATTCCGGTGCTTTTGCGCTGCTCTCCATCTATGGGGATTTTCATCTCACCCAACCCCTGACGGCCGAGGCGCTGTCCTGGCGGATGATCAGCGTGCTCAAGAAACGCTGA